A stretch of the Aminipila terrae genome encodes the following:
- a CDS encoding ammonium transporter: protein MINSGDTAFVIVCAALVCLMTPGLAFFYGGLVSRKNVLTIMMQSFVSMGVVTIIWFLFGFSLTFGPDVHGIIGGLKYLCLNGVGMSPNPNYGSTIPFITFFSYQQMFAIITPALITGAFADRVNFKSYLVFLIAWSILIYIPLAHWVWGGGFLQQLGVVDFAGGIVVHASAGLAALASVFFVGKRKHISKADLEPHNITHVALGTALLWFGWFGFNAGGGLAANSLASIAFINTDICASVAMVTWLVISWIKEKNPSFVGILTGSVAGLATITPAAGYVEPWAAALMGLAAGAVCYYAVQFRQKVHWDDALDVWGVHGVGGILGSILVGVFAVKSVNGVDGLFYGDFHQFGIQLFATVFASVYAFVITYLILKVINCFMPVRVSEEEEKIGLDISIHREEAYRI, encoded by the coding sequence ATGATTAATTCAGGAGATACAGCTTTTGTTATAGTATGCGCTGCTCTGGTCTGTTTAATGACGCCAGGACTGGCATTTTTTTACGGAGGATTAGTATCAAGGAAAAATGTATTGACTATTATGATGCAGAGCTTTGTATCTATGGGAGTAGTTACTATTATATGGTTCTTGTTTGGTTTTTCACTGACATTTGGGCCAGACGTACACGGTATTATAGGAGGTCTTAAATATTTGTGCCTCAATGGTGTAGGAATGAGTCCAAATCCAAACTATGGTTCCACCATTCCTTTTATAACGTTTTTCAGCTATCAGCAAATGTTTGCAATCATTACTCCAGCACTGATTACGGGAGCTTTTGCAGACAGAGTGAATTTTAAAAGTTATTTGGTATTTTTGATTGCGTGGAGCATTTTGATTTATATTCCCCTTGCCCACTGGGTGTGGGGAGGCGGATTTTTACAGCAGCTGGGTGTTGTTGATTTCGCAGGAGGTATAGTTGTCCATGCCAGTGCAGGACTTGCTGCTTTAGCTTCCGTATTCTTTGTGGGAAAAAGGAAACACATTAGTAAAGCAGATCTGGAGCCCCACAATATAACACATGTTGCACTAGGTACAGCTCTTTTATGGTTTGGATGGTTTGGATTTAATGCAGGAGGAGGTCTGGCTGCAAATTCATTGGCTTCAATTGCATTTATTAATACAGATATCTGTGCTTCTGTTGCAATGGTCACATGGCTTGTTATTTCTTGGATTAAGGAGAAAAATCCAAGTTTTGTAGGAATACTGACTGGTTCTGTGGCTGGACTTGCAACGATTACCCCGGCTGCGGGTTATGTAGAACCTTGGGCAGCAGCACTAATGGGCCTTGCGGCAGGTGCTGTATGTTACTATGCAGTACAGTTCAGACAAAAGGTACATTGGGATGATGCTTTGGATGTATGGGGTGTACACGGTGTTGGAGGTATACTAGGCAGCATTCTGGTAGGTGTATTTGCAGTTAAATCAGTAAATGGTGTGGACGGCTTATTTTATGGAGATTTTCATCAGTTTGGAATCCAGCTATTTGCAACGGTATTTGCGTCCGTATATGCTTTTGTTATAACTTATTTGATACTAAAGGTTATTAATTGTTTTATGCCTGTACGTGTTAGTGAGGAAGAAGAAAAAATCGGACTGGATATTTCAATTCACAGAGAAGAAGCATATCGTATTTAA
- a CDS encoding EAL domain-containing protein has product MIKNWIKSTIALLVIVILIITNLPCLESYAQDYNQLNHRVVKVGYYPDYATILEPASDGNMGYGYDYLKEIAKYTGWKYEFVKCSWDDGVKLLQEGKIDIFGPMQKTEEREKIFDFPNVQMGTEYGVLFANKNSGILYEDLDFFNGMKVGTEKENYYTEVMNQYCKDKGIKVNYVYTDSEDIGRELKEGLYDTYLTGDLQAIPNTTVVARLSSEPYYYATTKGNTEIIAGLNYALKNIFKNDKYFEQKLYEKYFSNRDISKPSITKKEIDLIKKTKKLIVGCQSDSKPLQYFDKKTGLPSGICTDILKEVGNISGIEFEFVPVEVKNGTISKEQLDGIDLYACYHDVSPLKSLKYTDAYLNVPMMIVSNKQLNLSDKLNVVVYSFDEKNQGQFKKEYPQFSIKKTETIEEALSVLEKNKADAMLIPAYTYDELEQTDNQNFYVYSTDIKCRMDLGISSKLPAEMTYILNKSIARLDNDVVNTIIYKNTSTRAYDVSFAKLVKDNSWVILGLLTLFFAILLIVIETSNRKLKSVLYVDSSTGKASLAKFRIDARGLLDNAKADEYMLVSIDVNNFKYINDIYGYDAGNKVLKILADHIEMILPGEIMLTARRAADNFVFISKTCNKDKVFNAMSDDSLLKKDVQLVLGPDYDLTLSIGAYIIHQPFKNISVMLDYANIAKKTVKGKVGNPIAEYTPEMNEHMELKKKVTVGMEAGLLHGEFITCLQPKYSLADESLIGAEVLVRWKHPELGMLSPMLFIPLFEENGFIEKLDMYIFEATCKLIQKWNQAGLTKIPRISVNISRVTLCRKNLVDELKEIAQKYHINTRQLEIEITEGTLERSTERIIKIINNLKAVGFYVSIDDFGSGYSSLSILKDMPADIIKIDKEFLSETFDSQKGRKIINSIIKMSKELNLEIVAEGIETKEQAEALRAMNCDVAQGYYFARPMKPEAFEHMIINGR; this is encoded by the coding sequence ATGATAAAAAATTGGATTAAAAGTACAATAGCTTTATTAGTTATAGTGATATTGATTATCACTAATTTACCGTGCCTGGAATCTTATGCACAGGATTATAACCAGCTGAACCATAGAGTGGTAAAAGTGGGATATTATCCGGATTATGCTACCATATTGGAACCTGCCAGTGATGGAAACATGGGATATGGCTATGATTATCTCAAGGAAATTGCAAAATACACTGGTTGGAAATACGAATTTGTAAAGTGCTCCTGGGATGATGGTGTAAAGCTTCTGCAGGAAGGCAAAATAGATATATTCGGGCCTATGCAGAAAACGGAAGAACGGGAAAAGATCTTTGATTTTCCCAATGTACAAATGGGAACAGAATATGGAGTACTGTTTGCAAATAAAAATAGTGGAATCTTATACGAAGATCTGGACTTTTTCAATGGAATGAAGGTTGGGACGGAGAAAGAAAACTACTATACAGAGGTAATGAATCAATATTGCAAAGACAAAGGCATAAAAGTTAACTATGTATATACTGATTCAGAGGACATTGGAAGAGAGCTAAAGGAAGGTCTTTATGATACATATTTAACAGGGGATTTACAGGCCATTCCTAATACTACTGTTGTAGCACGTCTGTCATCCGAACCCTATTATTATGCTACTACAAAGGGAAATACAGAAATAATAGCGGGTTTAAATTATGCGCTAAAAAATATTTTTAAAAATGATAAGTATTTCGAACAGAAACTATATGAAAAGTATTTTAGTAACAGGGATATAAGTAAACCCAGCATTACTAAAAAAGAAATTGACCTGATTAAGAAAACTAAAAAACTAATTGTAGGGTGTCAATCTGACAGCAAGCCGCTACAGTATTTTGACAAGAAAACGGGACTGCCAAGCGGTATCTGTACGGACATATTGAAAGAAGTTGGCAACATTAGTGGTATTGAATTTGAATTTGTTCCTGTAGAGGTTAAAAATGGTACTATTTCAAAGGAGCAGCTTGACGGAATTGATTTATATGCCTGTTATCATGATGTCAGCCCGTTAAAGTCTTTGAAATATACAGACGCATATTTAAATGTTCCCATGATGATTGTATCAAATAAGCAACTTAATTTATCGGACAAATTAAATGTTGTTGTGTATTCTTTTGACGAAAAAAATCAAGGCCAGTTTAAAAAGGAATATCCGCAGTTTTCCATAAAAAAAACGGAAACAATAGAAGAAGCCTTAAGCGTTTTGGAAAAAAATAAAGCAGATGCTATGCTTATTCCAGCATATACATATGACGAACTGGAACAGACAGATAATCAGAATTTTTATGTTTACTCTACGGACATTAAATGCAGAATGGATCTTGGCATATCCTCAAAGTTACCAGCAGAGATGACTTACATTTTAAATAAAAGTATTGCCAGATTAGATAATGATGTGGTTAACACGATTATTTATAAAAATACTTCCACCAGAGCCTATGATGTGTCTTTTGCAAAGCTGGTAAAGGACAATTCCTGGGTAATACTTGGACTTCTGACTCTCTTTTTTGCTATATTGCTGATTGTAATTGAAACGAGTAACCGGAAGCTTAAATCAGTCTTATATGTGGACAGCAGCACGGGAAAAGCATCTTTGGCCAAATTCAGGATAGATGCCAGAGGATTACTTGATAATGCAAAAGCAGATGAATACATGCTGGTCAGTATTGATGTTAATAATTTTAAATATATTAATGACATCTATGGATATGATGCAGGAAATAAAGTTTTAAAAATTCTTGCAGATCATATAGAAATGATATTGCCTGGTGAAATCATGCTGACAGCAAGAAGAGCGGCAGATAATTTTGTTTTTATCAGTAAAACCTGCAATAAGGATAAGGTATTTAATGCAATGTCCGATGACAGCTTGTTAAAGAAAGATGTACAGCTTGTTTTAGGTCCAGATTATGATCTGACATTAAGCATTGGGGCTTACATCATTCATCAGCCATTTAAAAACATATCCGTGATGCTGGATTATGCCAATATAGCAAAGAAAACCGTAAAAGGAAAAGTAGGAAATCCTATTGCGGAATATACCCCAGAGATGAATGAGCACATGGAACTTAAAAAAAAGGTTACAGTAGGTATGGAGGCCGGGCTTTTACATGGAGAATTCATTACTTGTCTGCAGCCGAAATACTCCTTAGCTGATGAATCACTAATAGGAGCTGAAGTTTTAGTAAGGTGGAAACACCCGGAACTGGGAATGTTATCTCCTATGCTTTTCATTCCATTATTTGAAGAGAATGGGTTCATTGAGAAGCTTGATATGTACATATTTGAAGCTACCTGTAAACTGATACAGAAGTGGAATCAGGCTGGATTAACAAAGATCCCGAGGATTTCAGTAAATATTTCAAGAGTTACGCTGTGCAGAAAAAATTTAGTAGATGAACTTAAAGAAATTGCCCAGAAATATCATATTAATACCAGACAGCTGGAAATAGAAATAACAGAGGGTACATTAGAAAGAAGTACAGAAAGAATCATTAAGATTATCAATAATTTAAAAGCTGTTGGATTCTATGTATCCATAGATGACTTTGGTAGTGGATATTCTTCCCTGAGTATTCTGAAAGATATGCCTGCGGATATTATAAAAATTGATAAAGAGTTTCTGTCAGAGACTTTTGACAGCCAGAAAGGTAGAAAAATTATTAACAGCATTATCAAAATGTCAAAAGAACTGAATTTGGAAATCGTGGCAGAAGGAATTGAAACAAAAGAACAGGCGGAAGCATTAAGAGCAATGAATTGCGATGTGGCCCAGGGTTATTACTTTGCCAGACCAATGAAACCTGAAGCTTTTGAGCATATGATTATTAATGGCAGATAA
- a CDS encoding chemotaxis protein CheX, with translation MGMYEKIIMGFALAARDVFKMMLDLETVIISQEPAIIPIRTNDEIVISIGLVGDIWGETYFYFPQETALEIVKMMSGMEVSKVDDFVISALGEISNIISGNAATELSHQKITCEILPPRICFGNDNTMCAGNILKTINSIIQTSVGSLCVSVRLDNL, from the coding sequence ATGGGAATGTATGAAAAAATAATCATGGGTTTTGCACTTGCAGCACGGGATGTGTTTAAAATGATGCTGGATTTAGAAACTGTTATCATTTCACAGGAACCAGCCATTATTCCCATTAGAACCAACGATGAAATTGTTATTTCAATAGGACTTGTTGGAGATATATGGGGTGAAACCTATTTTTATTTTCCCCAAGAAACAGCTCTGGAAATTGTTAAGATGATGAGCGGGATGGAAGTCAGCAAAGTGGATGATTTTGTTATTTCTGCACTGGGTGAAATTTCAAATATTATCAGTGGAAATGCTGCTACAGAACTTTCCCATCAAAAAATAACTTGTGAGATTCTTCCCCCTCGGATTTGCTTTGGGAACGATAATACTATGTGTGCTGGAAATATTTTGAAAACAATAAATTCCATCATACAAACTTCCGTGGGCAGTCTTTGTGTATCAGTTAGATTGGACAATTTGTAA
- a CDS encoding response regulator yields MMGNKIKIFLADDHKMFRESLEILLSQEDDIEVAGQADDGIEAELFCLQKKADILLLDISMPRKSGLDVCKNLKYSCPELKVIFLTMHKNEEMLAEAFNNGAKGYVLKENAFEELITAVRKVMDGKIYISSVLAPVMLNGFLENEKSNKELSGREREVLKLLAEGFSNKEIADFLMISVKTVETHRANIMRKHNFKNVTELVLYAARNHIIEI; encoded by the coding sequence ATGATGGGAAATAAGATAAAGATATTTTTGGCAGATGATCATAAAATGTTCAGAGAATCTTTAGAAATACTGCTATCACAGGAAGATGACATTGAAGTTGCTGGTCAGGCGGATGATGGGATTGAAGCTGAGCTGTTTTGTTTGCAGAAAAAAGCAGATATCTTACTTTTAGATATTTCTATGCCAAGAAAAAGTGGTCTGGATGTATGTAAAAATCTAAAATACTCTTGCCCTGAATTAAAAGTTATATTTTTGACTATGCATAAAAATGAAGAAATGCTGGCAGAAGCATTTAACAATGGTGCGAAAGGATACGTTCTGAAAGAAAATGCTTTTGAAGAACTGATTACAGCAGTGCGAAAGGTTATGGATGGGAAAATATATATATCCTCTGTTCTTGCTCCAGTTATGCTGAATGGATTTTTAGAGAATGAAAAGTCAAATAAAGAGTTATCCGGCAGGGAACGAGAAGTACTTAAACTGCTTGCAGAGGGATTCAGCAATAAGGAGATTGCGGACTTTCTTATGATATCTGTTAAAACGGTGGAAACACACAGAGCAAATATCATGAGAAAACATAACTTTAAAAACGTTACAGAACTGGTGTTATATGCAGCACGAAACCATATCATTGAGATTTAA
- the rpsO gene encoding 30S ribosomal protein S15, translating to MIDQTKKAEIIKEYQLKEGDTGSPEVQVAVLTYRINDLNEHLKIHKKDHHSRRGLLKMVGQRRNLLNYLKDKDIERYRNLIARLGLRK from the coding sequence ATGATTGATCAGACTAAAAAAGCAGAAATTATTAAAGAATATCAGTTAAAAGAAGGAGATACTGGATCCCCTGAAGTACAGGTTGCAGTTCTTACTTATAGAATTAACGATTTGAATGAACATTTAAAGATTCATAAGAAAGACCATCACTCAAGAAGAGGTCTTTTAAAGATGGTTGGACAAAGAAGAAACCTTCTTAATTACCTAAAGGATAAGGATATTGAAAGATACAGAAATCTTATTGCACGTTTAGGATTAAGAAAGTAA
- a CDS encoding histidine kinase produces the protein MALSLDIIWIVICGCFVFFMQAGLTCLEVGFIQSKNIIFVSIENLLTFMVTTICFCMAGFPLMFGKTFHGIAGMSLWGLQDITSKNNLGFAFVFIQLMFAGVAVTIFAGAMSERTKIIPLQIAAFISSILIYPVFGHWVWGGNFLKQSTWLQNMGYIDCAGASVVHVTAGFIALAGISVVGGRKKATSGRSNIPIATLGVFILWFGWMGFNGGSTFRFSEEVGLAVLNTNLSAAAGMAGALILNFLMKKNGGYLISLFNGVLGGLVAITAAAFYCTPAAAIEIGFITGIIVDLSRYLLERWKLDDAVNAIPVHLVGGITGCLLLPFFIEQQYLNLPDRISQFGVQIVGIVANFVWVFGLSYIMFSILNRTVGLRVTPEEEEKGLNIVEFEDYYSWEKYLEISGFETEIKEKNSLLRKQARLLVVTEEQERKKLARDLHDGVGQSLAALKLILGLAKKQINDNDGLLLNMEKASKLAETSIVEMREVLNNLNPKILEEKGLAEAVRLLVQKVNELDNITCNFIIEDELPSIDDTIALNIYRVLQEALTNVIKHSKAENVFINISYNEEKKLSVFKVVDDGIGFQISENDMGLGILSMEDRVKMLGGRFEVISRMEGGTKVIMEVPVHDGK, from the coding sequence ATGGCGCTAAGTTTGGATATAATCTGGATTGTTATTTGTGGCTGCTTTGTTTTTTTTATGCAGGCAGGGCTTACTTGTCTGGAAGTAGGTTTTATTCAAAGTAAAAATATTATATTTGTATCCATCGAAAACCTGCTTACATTTATGGTTACTACTATATGTTTTTGTATGGCAGGATTTCCACTTATGTTCGGAAAAACTTTTCATGGCATAGCAGGCATGAGCCTATGGGGACTTCAGGATATTACCTCCAAAAACAATTTGGGATTTGCCTTTGTTTTTATCCAGTTAATGTTTGCAGGGGTGGCAGTAACAATATTTGCAGGAGCTATGTCCGAGAGAACAAAGATTATTCCTTTACAGATTGCAGCTTTTATAAGCAGTATACTTATATATCCAGTATTCGGGCACTGGGTCTGGGGTGGAAACTTTTTAAAACAGAGTACATGGTTACAGAACATGGGGTATATTGACTGTGCAGGAGCTTCTGTCGTACACGTTACAGCTGGATTTATTGCCTTAGCAGGTATATCAGTAGTAGGTGGGCGGAAAAAAGCTACTTCGGGCCGGTCTAATATTCCTATAGCCACTTTAGGTGTGTTTATCTTATGGTTCGGATGGATGGGTTTTAATGGGGGAAGTACATTCCGGTTTTCTGAAGAAGTGGGACTTGCCGTTTTAAATACGAATCTATCTGCCGCAGCCGGCATGGCTGGAGCTTTAATTTTAAATTTTCTAATGAAAAAAAATGGAGGTTATCTGATATCATTATTTAACGGAGTCCTTGGTGGACTTGTAGCAATTACGGCAGCAGCATTTTATTGTACTCCCGCAGCGGCTATAGAAATAGGGTTTATTACTGGAATAATAGTAGATCTTTCAAGGTATCTGCTTGAAAGATGGAAACTGGATGATGCCGTAAACGCCATCCCCGTTCATTTGGTAGGTGGGATTACAGGCTGCCTGCTGCTGCCCTTCTTTATTGAACAGCAATATCTTAATCTCCCAGACAGAATTTCACAGTTTGGTGTTCAGATCGTTGGAATTGTGGCAAATTTTGTCTGGGTGTTTGGACTATCTTATATTATGTTTTCTATCCTGAATAGAACGGTTGGACTCAGGGTTACTCCGGAGGAAGAGGAGAAGGGACTGAACATTGTTGAGTTCGAAGATTATTATTCATGGGAAAAATACTTAGAGATATCAGGATTTGAAACAGAAATAAAAGAAAAGAACAGCTTATTGAGAAAACAGGCAAGGCTTCTTGTTGTTACAGAAGAACAGGAAAGAAAAAAACTGGCCAGGGATTTGCACGATGGGGTAGGACAAAGTCTGGCCGCATTAAAATTAATTCTTGGTTTAGCCAAAAAGCAGATAAATGACAATGATGGGCTTTTACTAAACATGGAGAAGGCATCAAAACTGGCAGAAACTTCTATAGTGGAAATGCGTGAAGTATTAAATAATTTAAATCCTAAAATACTGGAAGAGAAAGGACTGGCAGAAGCAGTCCGGTTACTGGTTCAAAAGGTAAATGAATTAGATAACATTACATGTAACTTTATCATTGAAGATGAATTGCCTTCTATTGACGATACTATTGCATTAAATATTTACAGAGTGCTCCAGGAAGCGCTCACAAATGTGATAAAACATTCTAAGGCAGAGAACGTCTTTATAAACATTTCTTACAATGAGGAAAAGAAGCTTTCTGTTTTTAAAGTTGTTGATGATGGTATCGGATTTCAAATAAGCGAAAATGACATGGGACTTGGGATTTTATCCATGGAGGACAGAGTGAAAATGCTGGGAGGAAGGTTTGAAGTTATAAGCAGAATGGAAGGTGGAACAAAAGTAATTATGGAGGTACCTGTTCATGATGGGAAATAA
- a CDS encoding Smr/MutS family protein: MGAVKVKEINLERGKPAVDEAMRKFVNELTTAKRMGFRALVVVHGYGSSGVGGTIKIALQSKLKEGSLRGVIRDYAGGEEWINCKRRFIEVCPQLKDFSTYVEGNRGLTVILLKS, from the coding sequence TTGGGTGCAGTTAAAGTAAAAGAAATTAATTTAGAGCGGGGAAAGCCTGCAGTGGATGAAGCTATGCGGAAATTTGTTAATGAACTGACTACGGCTAAAAGGATGGGATTCAGAGCCTTAGTAGTGGTTCATGGATATGGGTCTTCAGGCGTAGGAGGGACTATAAAAATTGCACTGCAAAGTAAGCTGAAAGAAGGTAGTCTCAGGGGCGTAATAAGAGATTATGCTGGTGGTGAAGAATGGATAAACTGCAAAAGAAGGTTTATAGAGGTATGCCCTCAATTGAAAGATTTCAGCACTTATGTTGAGGGAAACAGAGGTTTAACTGTAATTCTTTTAAAATCTTAA